The following proteins are encoded in a genomic region of Opisthocomus hoazin isolate bOpiHoa1 chromosome 4, bOpiHoa1.hap1, whole genome shotgun sequence:
- the EIF4A2 gene encoding eukaryotic initiation factor 4A-II — MSGGSADYSRDRDHGGPEGMDPDGVIESNWNEIVDNFDDMNLKESLLRGIYAYGFEKPSAIQQRAIIPCIKGYDVIAQAQSGTGKTATFAISILQQLEIDLKETQALVLAPTRELAQQIQKVILALGDYMGATCHACIGGTNVRNEMQKLQAEAPHIVVGTPGRVFDMLNRRYLSPKWIKMFVLDEADEMLSRGFKDQIYEIFQKLSTNIQVVLLSATMPMDVLEVTKKFMRDPIRILVKKEELTLEGIKQFYINVEREEWKLDTLCDLYETLTITQAVIFLNTRRKVDWLTEKMHARDFTVSALHGDMDQKERDVIMREFRSGSSRVLITTDLLARGIDVQQVSLVINYDLPTNRENYIHRIGRGGRFGRKGVAINFVTEEDKRILRDIETFYNTTVEEMPMNVADLI; from the exons ATGTCAGGCGGCTCCGCGGATTATAGCAG GGACAGAGACCATGGCGGCCCTGAGGGAATGGACCCCGATGGTGTCATTGAG AGCAACTGGAATGAGATTGTTGACAATTTTGATGATATGAATTTAAAAGAATCCCTTCTAAGGGGTATTTATGCTTATGGTTTTGAGAAGCCATCAGCTATTCAGCAGAGAGCTATTATTCCATGCATCAAAG GGTATGATGTGATTGCGCAAGCTCAGTCAGGTACTGGCAAGACAGCCACATTTGCTATTTCCATCCTGCAGCAGTTGGAGATTGATCTCAAGGAGACCCAAGCGCTAGTATTGGCCCCTACCAGAGAACTGGCTCAACAG ATTCAAAAGGTAATTCTGGCCCTTGGAGACTACATGGGAGCAACGTGCCATGCTTGTATTGGTGGTACAAATGTTCGCAATGAAATGCAAAAACTTCAGGCTGAGGCTCCGCACATTGTGGTCGGAACTCCAGGGCGTGTGTTTGATATGTTAAACAGACGCTACCTTT CACCTAAATGGATCAAAATGTTTGTTCTGGATGAAGCTGATGAAATGTTGAGCCGTGGATTTAAGGATCAAATTTATGAGATCTTTCAAAAATTAAGCACAAACATCCAG GTTGTGTTGCTGTCGGCTACAATGCCAATGGATGTGCTGGAAGTGACCAAAAAGTTCATGAGAGATCCCATACGTATTTTGGTGAAGAAGGAAGAACTGACTCTGGAGGGTATCAAGCAATTCTACATTAATGTTGAAAGAGAG GAGTGGAAGCTGGATACTCTCTGCGATCTGTATGAGACACTGACCATTACACAGGCGGTTATTTTCCTGAATACAAGGAGAAAAGTAGACTGGCTTACAGAGAAAATGCATGCCAGGGACTTCACTGTCTCGGCTCTG CATGGTGACATGGACCAGAAGGAACGGGATGTTATCATGAGGGAGTTCAGGTCAGGATCAAGCCGTGTCCTGATCACCACTGACTTGCTG GCTCGTGGCATTGATGTGCAGCAAGTGTCACTGGTTATAAATTATGACCTGCCGACCAATCGTGAAAACTACATTCACAG AATTGGCCGGGGTGGTCGGTTTGGCAGAAAAGGCGTGGCTATAAATTTTGTCACTGAAGAGGACAAGAGGATCCTGCGAGACATTGAGACTTTCTACAATACCACAGTGGAGGAGATGCCGATGAATGTGGCTGATCTCATTTAA
- the RFC4 gene encoding replication factor C subunit 4, with amino-acid sequence MQAFLKGPSSISAKPSAAKEKGAAGSSGEGKRLKPIPWVEKYRPKNVDEVAFQDEVVTVLKKSLEGADLPNLLFYGPPGTGKTSTILAAARELYGPELFRQRVLELNASDERGIQVIREKVKAFAQLTASGSRSDGKVCPPFKIVILDEADSMTSAAQAALRRTMEKESKTTRFCLICNYISRIIEPLTSRCSKFRFKPLSDKIQQQRLLEVSEKEHVKISSEAVSYLVKVSEGDLRKAITFLQSATRLMGGKEITEKIVTEIAGVIPKETTEELLSVCQSGSFEKLETLAKNLINEGYAVAQLVNQLHDTVVESEDYSDKQKSVIVEKLAEVDKCLADGADEYLQLVSLCALVMQQLTQNT; translated from the exons ATGCAGGCCTTCCTCAAAGGCCCGTCTTCCATCAGCGCCAAGCCCTCCGCTGCCAAGGAGAAGGGCGCGGCCGGGAGCAGCGGGGAGGGCAAGAGGCTCAAACCCATCCCCTGGGTGGAGAAATA TCGCCCCAAAAATGTGGATGAAGTCGCCTTCCAGGATGAAGTTGTCACTGTGCTGAAAAAGTCCTTGGAAGGTGCTGAT CTTCCCAATCTGTTGTTCTATGGCCCACCTGGAACTGGAAAGACTTCCACTATTTTAGCAGCTGCTAGAGAGCTCTATGG GCCTGAATTATTCCGGCAAAGAGTCCTTGAGTTAAATGCTTCTGATGAGCGTGGAATACAAGTGATTCGGGAAAAAGTGAAGGCTTTTGCTCAGCTAACTGCATCTGGAAGCCGTTCAGA tggTAAAGTCTGTCCTCCTTTTAAAATTGTAATCCTGGATGAAGCAGACTCAATGACTTCAGCAGCCCAGGCAGCCTTAAGACGCACAATGGAAAAAGAATCTAAAACAACACGTTTTTGCCTTATTTGTAATTACATCAGCAG AATAATTGAGCCTTTAACATCTCGATGCTCCAAATTCCGCTTCAAGCCTTTGTCAGATAAAATCCAACAGCAGAGGCTATTGGAGGTTTCTGAGAAGGAACATGTGAAAATCAGTAGTGAG GCAGTATCTTACCTTGTTAAAGTGTCAGAAGGGGACTTGAGAAAAGCAATTACTTTTCTTCAAAGTGCCACTCGTCTTATGGGCGGGAAAGAGATCACAGAGAAGATAGTCACTGAAATTGCTGGG GTCATCCCTAAAGAAACAACTGAGGAACTGCTATCTGTCTGCCAGAGTGGTTCATTTGAGAAGCTGGAAACACTGGCAAAG AATCTCATAAATGAAGGGTATGCTGTTGCTCAGCTGGTAAACCAGCTGCATGATACTGTTGTTGAGAGCGAAGATTACAGTGACAAGCAGAAATCTGTCATAGTCGAGAAACTTGCG GAAGTAGACAAATGCCTGGCAGATGGCGCTGACGAGTACTTGCAGCTGGTGAGTCTCTGCGCCCTTGTGATGCAGCAGCTAACGCAGAACACTTAA